The following are encoded together in the Bos taurus isolate L1 Dominette 01449 registration number 42190680 breed Hereford chromosome 12, ARS-UCD2.0, whole genome shotgun sequence genome:
- the LOC101904962 gene encoding U11/U12 small nuclear ribonucleoprotein 35 kDa protein-like, with the protein MNDWMPIAKEYDPLKAGSIDGTDEDPHDCAVWRAMLARYTPTKGVTGDPLLTLFVARLNLQTKEEKLKEVFSRYRDIRRLRLVRDLVTGFSKGYAFIEYKDERSLLKAYRDADGLVIDQHKIFVDYELERTLKGWIPRRLGGGLGGKKESGQLRFGGRDRPFRKPINLPVVKNDQFREGKRERRERSRS; encoded by the coding sequence ATGAATGATTGGATGCCCATTGCCAAGGAGTATGACCCGCTCAAAGCTGGCAGCATTGATGGCACTGACGAAGACCCACACGATTGCGCTGTCTGGAGGGCGATGCTGGCACGATACACCCCCACCAAAGGCGTCACAGGGGACCCCCTCCTCACCCTGTTTGTGGCGAGACTAAACCTGCAGACCAAAGAGGAGAAGTTAAAGGAAGTGTTTTCCCGCTACAGGGACATCCGGCGGCTTCGGCTAGTGAGGGACTTGGTCACAGGCTTTTCGAAGGGCTACGCCTTCATCGAATACAAAGACGAGCGTTCTCTGCTCAAAGCTTACCGGGATGCTGATGGCCTGGTCATTGACCAGCACAAAATATTTGTGGACTATGAGCTGGAGAGGACTCTCAAAGGGTGGATTCCTCGGCGACTCGGAGGAGGTCTGGGTGGGAAGAAGGAATCTGGGCAGCTGAGATTTGGGGGGCGAGATCGGCCTTTTCGCAAACCCATTAACCTGCCAGTTGTGAAAAATGACCAGTTCcgagaggggaagagggagaggagggagcgGTCTCGGTCCTGA